From Amycolatopsis sp. WQ 127309:
GCGCTCGCCCCGGCGACCAGCCGCGCGATGCCGAGCGCGAACAGCACCCAGTACGCGATCGACGTGGCGGTCCAGGTCAGCCGCAGTTTCCGGGTGTCGGCGAGCAGGCCGCGGCCGACCAGCCCGGCCGCCAGCTCGGTCACCGACCGGTGCTGGGAGACGGCCGCGCGCACCCGGTCGACCGAGCTGCCGGTCTTGCCGACGCGGTCGACCGCGACGCGGCCCAGTTCGTCCGCCGGCCGGCCCGTGACGCGGTGCAGCCGGCCGGTGCCGTCCATCCGGACGAACTGGCGCTCCAGCAGCCCCGCGACGACGACTTCGCCGACGCGGCCGGGCCCGCCCGTCAGCAGGGCCAGCTCTTCGACGCTCCGGGGTGCCCCGCCCGCGTGGCCGCGCGCCAGCAGGCTGGTGCGCACCACCGCGTAGAGCAGGGGAATGAGAAGCAGGCCCAGGTAGAGGCCCGTGAACAGCGGTCCGGGAATGCCCCACGTGTCGGTCATGACTCCGCCCTCCCTCGTCCGTGTGCGGAGACTACGTTCGAGGAAGGGCGGAGGGTTGCCGGCTTAAGGAGGATTTAGGACTGCGGTTTAGGACTGCGGTTCCAGTTTCAGTGAGATCGAGTTGATGCAGTAGCGCTGGTCGGTCGGGGTCGCGTACCCCTCGCCTTCGAAGACGTGCCCGAGGTGGCTGTGGCAGGAGCCGCAGAGCACCTCGATCCGCTTCATGCCCATGGCCCGGTCTTCCCGGAGCAGGACGGCGTCGGAGTCGGCCGGGTCGTAGAACGACGGCCAGCCGCAGTGGCTCTCGAACTTCGTGTCGCTGCGGAACAGCTCGGCACCACAGGCGCGGCAGGCGTAGACGCCGGTCGTCTTGGTGTCGGTGTACTCGCCGGTGAACGGCCGTTCGGTGCCGGCCTGGCGGAGTACGGCGTACTCCTCCGGGCCCAGCTCCGCCCGCCATTCCTGCTCGGACTTCACGACGCGAGGGGTGGCGCCGACAACGGGTTTCATACCTTTCACCCGATCCACGTTACGCCGCGAGCCACGCGAGGGCGTGCACCACGATGTCCCATGCGGCGACTATCACTCCCAGGACGATGAGCACGACGATCAGGGCGGACACCCAGTAGCGCAGGCCACCGAGGCGGTTGCTGGAATCGGCGAAGTCGGCGACGCCGTCGAGCGCGGCTTCGATCGTGAAGTTCGGACCGGATCGTTCGATCCGGTCGAGGTGCTCGGCGAACGCGCGCGCCTCCGGGTCAAACGGGTCCAGCCCGACCAGGTCCTCGTGGAAGCGAGGGTTCCCGCCCGGCGGCGAAGCTCCGCTCTCGGCCATACCACCACGGTAGGCCATCGGGACCGCTCAGCCCACCAGCGGCGCGTTAAGTCTCAGTAGCCGGAGGTCGAGGCGCCGATCTTCGTGTCGGCGTCGATCAGGATCTGGCCACCGACGATGACCAGCCGGTAACCGTGCCTGCCGCCCGCGACGTTCACGTTCATCACGAGCGCGCCGTCGGCCTCGTTGCCGCCCGAGTCGGCGCGCGCGGTGTTGACCAGGCCGAGGTTCTTCTTGTTGTCGGCCCAGTAGTCCTGGTACTTCTGCTCGTCGCCGTAGACCGCCTGAGCGGCCGGGGTGAGCTGGTTCCAGTGGCTCGCCGGGTCGCCGAAGTAGTCGATGATCAGGTTGCCCGCCGAACCGTAGTTCGTGAGCCGGCTCTCGGTCGGGGTCTTGCCCAGCGCCGCGGAGACGTTCGAGTTGCTGCTCGGGGCACCGGTGCTCTTCGGCGCGGTGCCGGGTGCGCTGGTCTGGGCGCCCGGTGACTGGGCGGTCTGGTCGCCGCCCGTGCCGCCGCCACTGGAGTTGACCATCACGAAGATGATCACCGCGACCACGATCACCGCGGCGCCGGCGCCCGCGAAGATCGCGTACTTGCGCTTGTTGTCCGGCTTGGCCGTGCCCGACGAGTACTGGGGCGCCCTGGCCGACGGCGCCGAAGCCGCGGGAACCGGCCTGGGCGGGGTGTTCGGCGGCGCGGCCGCGGACCGCATCGGCATGAACGCGGCGGTCGGGCGCGGCGGGTTCGACGGCGCCTTGCCCGCGGGCACCGGCGTGCCGACCGGCGGTGACGGCGGTGCCTGCTGCTGATCGGAGCGCTGCCACGGCGGACGGTCGCCGCTGTCCGCCGGGGGAGCGGCGGGCCTGCGGCCCCCGCCACCCGAGAGCAGCGGCGGTGACGCCGACATGCCGCCCGGCTCGGTCCGGGCCAGCGCGGCCAGCCGCTCGCGGGCCTCGGCCATGGACGGGCGCTCGCCCGGTTCGCTGCGCAGCAGGCTCATCAGCAGCGCGGTGGCCCCGCCCGCCTGCACCGGCGGGTTGATCTGGCCGTTGGCGGCCGCGTAGAGCAGCGCGAGCTGGTTGGTCGTGTTGCCGTAGGGCGTGGTGCCCTCGATGGCCTGGTAGAGGGTCGCGCCGAGGGCGAAGACGTCGGAGCTGGGCACCGGGTCGGCGCCGCGCGCCAGCTCGGGCGCGAGGTAGGCGGGCGTGCCGCCGATCAGGCCGGTCGCCGTCAGCGTCATGTCGCCGGCCGCGCGCGAGATGCCGAAGTCGGTGATCTTC
This genomic window contains:
- a CDS encoding TIGR04222 domain-containing membrane protein, whose product is MTDTWGIPGPLFTGLYLGLLLIPLLYAVVRTSLLARGHAGGAPRSVEELALLTGGPGRVGEVVVAGLLERQFVRMDGTGRLHRVTGRPADELGRVAVDRVGKTGSSVDRVRAAVSQHRSVTELAAGLVGRGLLADTRKLRLTWTATSIAYWVLFALGIARLVAGASAGHAVGYLLGLLVLNLVAAVVVTVRAANAPEAKATGAGRADAEEARRTGTLTSGATGTVASGGLVTYPDKDIRVAVSRATHAAAKTYDRRARRSRWASAGGGAAVGYYGGSSCGGGGSSCGGGGGGGSSCGGGGGGGCGG
- a CDS encoding serine/threonine-protein kinase; the encoded protein is MIAGHYRLVEHIGSGAMGVVWRATDVRLERTVAIKQILPQPGVSETERDNMRQRAMREAKNAARFQHPNAIVVFDIAEHNGDPCLVMEYLNGPSLSTILSEEGTLPLGRIARIGEQVASALVAAHRAGIVHRDVKPGNILIDETGTAKITDFGISRAAGDMTLTATGLIGGTPAYLAPELARGADPVPSSDVFALGATLYQAIEGTTPYGNTTNQLALLYAAANGQINPPVQAGGATALLMSLLRSEPGERPSMAEARERLAALARTEPGGMSASPPLLSGGGGRRPAAPPADSGDRPPWQRSDQQQAPPSPPVGTPVPAGKAPSNPPRPTAAFMPMRSAAAPPNTPPRPVPAASAPSARAPQYSSGTAKPDNKRKYAIFAGAGAAVIVVAVIIFVMVNSSGGGTGGDQTAQSPGAQTSAPGTAPKSTGAPSSNSNVSAALGKTPTESRLTNYGSAGNLIIDYFGDPASHWNQLTPAAQAVYGDEQKYQDYWADNKKNLGLVNTARADSGGNEADGALVMNVNVAGGRHGYRLVIVGGQILIDADTKIGASTSGY
- the msrB gene encoding peptide-methionine (R)-S-oxide reductase MsrB, giving the protein MKPVVGATPRVVKSEQEWRAELGPEEYAVLRQAGTERPFTGEYTDTKTTGVYACRACGAELFRSDTKFESHCGWPSFYDPADSDAVLLREDRAMGMKRIEVLCGSCHSHLGHVFEGEGYATPTDQRYCINSISLKLEPQS